GCTCTGCAGCTGCCAGGAATGAAGGGTAGCAGGTAGCCCAAGCCCTTGGACAGCCCATGGTTGGCAGAGGCCCTGCTTGAACCAGATAGGTTACTGCCAACGGGCATTTATCACATCAGGGTCTTAGTAGAGGCTCCATGTCCCCACAACAGCAGTGGAAGCATCTCCTTCCTGAGAGCTTTGTCACTTCTGCTGACATCTTACCACCAcccaggggagggggggggccgGGGGCAGGGCTGCAGCTCCATGTGGCAGCTGAGACCAGAAATGTTTATGACACTGGTAATGCCATCAAGGGATACAGCCCTGACTTGGTCAAGGAACTGTGAGGCTATAGAAAATAGAacttggccaggcagtggtggcatacgcctttaatcccagcactcgggaggcagaggcaggcagatttctgagttcgaggtcagcctggtctacagagtgagttccaggacagccaggactatacagagaaatcctgtcttgaaaaacctaaaaaaaaaaaaagaacttggagGTGGCACGGTTGAGAATCCAATGACAGGTGTCCCCAAGGGACATGGCTATGTAGCACCATGGAAGCCTGCAGAAATGTTGCCCTGACCTCAATAACAGGCTAAGGCACTTAGGCCCTAGGGAGACTTCATTTTCCTAGCTTCAGTGGACTTCAGAACAGATACCCAGAGACCCACAGGCCTGGGGCAGGCTCTTTCCAAGAAGAACTGCAATCTGTTATAGGAGACACTGAACTTGTCACATAAGGACAAGACTGCTTACACTGTACCGTGCACCTCATGCTCTAGACCACAACAGGAAGACTGAACTTGGAAGAGTAGGCTGAAACACCTGGCGTGGAACAGGCACTCTGAATGGAGAATTGTGGAGTGGGTGGAGAAATGTGGGATGTTCACAAACTAAAGTAGGGTCTTCATGATCATTTCCTCTGTGACCTGAGAGCCTCACTTTGCCTCTTGAAGCCTCAGTTCCTTCTGTTTTCCCATTAAAAGgttcctctgccagagcagcggCTGTAGACAGAGCCCTCTGGTGGTGGCCAGGCAGTTGTAGCAGAGAAACCGTGCCACAGTTGAGACTATTGTGCCAGGAAgatttcctttcccactgagagaTTTTGCTCCAGTACAAAGCAGTGACggcttagagagatggctcagcggttaagagcactgactgctcttctgaaggttctgagttcaaatcccagcaaccacatggtgactcacaatcatccttaatgagatatgacaccctcttctggtgcggcTGAAGATAGCTGTTAGTGttattagatataaaaataatttttatatcttattagatataaaaataattaaaagaacagGGACTAGTCTGGCACTCCTCCCACATGTGGTAGAGCTAGGTTTTGATGTTTAGGACTAACTAAAGGTCAGAAGGGAGGGCAAGGAAGAGGCATCTGCCACCTTGGATATGCAAGAGAGGATTCAAGCTGGGAAGGACCTTCTGGAAATCTGTGGGTGGTCCTCTCTAGAGTTTTGTAGGACAGGGTTTGGCTGGATGGACTTATAGGTAGTGTCCTGGCTGCTTTGGTGTAAGACGTGGACACCTCAGAGGTTTGAGATGGTCAGAGTTCTCCTTTCAAACCCCCATGCTACCCCCCCCCATGCTAACTGGGAGCACGAACATTAGAGAATGCACTAATCACTAATAACAGTTTAGAGTCGTCATTCCTGGGAACTGCCCTGTCATAGCCAACTCCTTTGTGCCGCTAATGCCTGACAGGTCCAGGGCATTTATAGGGAAATGGGGGCTTTGGCTATAGACAGTATTCCACAAAGTGAAAGGCCAGAAGAAAGGTGTTGGGCAGGGTAAGGATGGACCAGAATAGTAATGAGGTAAGGTGGGGGGCTTCCAGAGTTCCATGGGCACCCAAGACCTTTCCTAGGGACTCCATGGAACAGTGGGTGGGACCCAGTGGCAGGTTGCAGAGGTCATGAAGGCCATGGAGTTTCAGGAGGATCCTATAGAATGAGTAACACAGAGCCACACATGGGGACCCAGGATTTGGTGGGCTGacccagagaaggaaagaggtcAGTGGGGATTTTCCCTTCCTGAAGGACTCATTCCCATTCTGcatgcttccttctccttcctctaagGACAACCAAGGAGCAAAtagagaagtggggagagaagggCTTGGGGGTGCCCAGGTGGGACAGGCTTCTGGAGGTTGCATTTGTCACAAAGTAGCTTTTATAGTTCCCGGAGAGGGCACAGCAAGGTGCAGGGCCACTGGATGCTTGTGGCTGCTAGGAGCCTCGATGGCTCGTGCTTCTCTGTTCCTCCTCGCGCTCTTCCTCGGGCAGCCCCAGGGAGGGTTCCCCGGCTGTGTCCCTGCTGCCTTCCGGGGGCCCAGAACAGAGAGAGGGCTCAGATTCCGCTATGGAGCCGTCAGACAGCTGCGATTTGCGGGGGGCACATATGGGAGCTCCCCTGGAAGGTATCAACTTTCGTGCACCAGGCCGGTCTGAGATAGTGGCACGTGGTGCGGAAAGCGCAGAGGATGCGACTTCACAGGTAGGCCggggagggttagggttagggttagggttagagttaggcaAGCGGGTAAGTGGGCGCGAGCTCCCCAAGCGCGGCCACAAGTCCATAGTCTCGCCGTTGTAAAGGAGCACAAAGCGACGCTGTGACAGCAGAGGCAGCATCTTCTGACTGTGCAAGCTCTTTTGGCAGGTCTCAAGCGCCAGGTCTGTGGGAAGGCAAGGGAGCGACAAAGTGAATGGTGAGAGGGCAGTTTGGAGCAAGCAACCTCTCTGCACGTCTAGAAACACAGGAGTAGGAGAGATGTTCATGAGGGATTGGATGTAGGTGGGTGAAATGACATAGTATGAGCAGAGGGTTTGGCTGCCATACAGATTATGGAGCGCTGGAAAACCAGACTTGTGGAGTCTGAACTTGGAGGCAAGTAGGATGGGGTACCCagaactggggggaaaaaaagtataTGGGAAAGTTGTGGTGTGGGGCTGCCCAGAGCTCACCCAAGGTCTCCATAACCACTCCAGGGATCACTGCCTTCAGGACTTCACAATTGGTATGTAGGGCAGGGTTGGCGTTCATCTCCAGCAGCCACACCTGTGGCAGGCAGTGGTCAGCATCTTTCTCTACCCACCTACTGCTGTTAAGGGCGGGTTATATGGCTTTGCTCAAGGAGTTAAGACTGATCTTGAGAGCTGCTCAATTTCAGTAGGAGACCAGCCAGCTTTATGCCCACATTCAAATCTAGGTCTGAGTCCACCCACTGGGCACGCTTAAGTGCTCAAAGCACAGAAGGGCCCTACCTCCTTGCACCGGCCTACCAGACCTCCTCTTCCCAAGACAGCACCTTGAAGTTTTCATCTATCAGGAAATCACAGCCAATGAGGTCAAAGTAACCCAGCTTGCACTCCAGCTTGGACTtgacagccaggaagcagtggGACATGATCTGCTGCATCCGCTTCTGTGGGTGAAGTAGGGAGGGATCCTGGCTGTCACCTGTTGGCCCAGATGAAATCTCCTAGGCCTGAACAATCAGTCACACCTGTCACtttcaccctcaccctcacctgcACGGCTGAAACTGCCTACACTTCAACATGCTCAGAGTCACAACTCACTCAACAAAATCATGGGGCTTCTACTGTGAGGCAAGTACTAGGAGATACAAGAGTGAAGAAAATTAGGACTCACAGCAGGAGAGACAGACAACTAGAACACATAAGACCCTGGCAAGGGCAGAGAACATTATAGCATTTCACGCTGTCCTAGTTAGACTCAATCCATGAATCTCATATCAGAAATAGCATACCATGTCTAATTTACAGATAATTACAGCTATTAGTTTCTGTaagttttggggtttgttgaaagattccTTTAGAAAATACCGAACTTGCCCCCCCAACAGAGATACAAATTACAGAATTAATTACAGAAGCCATTACAATGGTCAGCAGGTAAAGACGCCTGACGCTaagtctgagaacctgagtttgagctctggaacccacataataGAAAGAGAAATGACCCCCatacgttgtcctctgacctctacaaatgTGCATGGCATGTACGCACAGCATATTGCACCccctaatacatttttttaaaaaacacaattaaaaatgtaaagcagccgggcgtggtggcgcacgcctttaatcccagcactcgggaggcagaggcaggtggatttctgagttcgaggccagcctggtctacagagtgagttccaggacagccagggctacacagagaaaccctgtcttgaaaaaccaaaaaaaaaaaaaaaaaaaaaaagtaaagcaataCAAAGTATAAAGGGGAATAGACCTGAGTATCTCGAGTAAAAAACTACAGTGaatacaattctttaaaaaagaaaagaaagaaaagaaagagaaagaaaaaaagagaaagaaagagaaattgcaCAGATCTTGGAGCTTAAGAGATAGCTCCAGGGTTAAGAGAGCTTGCttttttcttccagaggaactgtgttcaattccaagcacctaTATTATAgcatctgtaacttcatttcTGACATTCttatctggcctctgtgggcaccaggcatgcacttaGTATACAgtcatacatgtaggcaaaacatccatacatgtaaaataatatttttttaaatcacagaactGGGTATAGTAGCACATACCTGTAGTCCCGGACTAAGCAAACCAGAGCAAGAGGAGTACATGAGTCTTTGCTATTTCTTGCTTGCCTAATCACTAGAGGGGTTCATAAATTCAAGTATTTTGAAAGCAACTCAATTGAAATTATTTagtctgaagaaaataaaaagtaatgaaaaattaAGCTTTAGAAGCCTGAAGATGGGAATGTAGTCTAGCAAATGACATATCTACTGAGAAtctcaggaggaaaggaagggaacatTATGGTAAGAAATGACCAGAAGGCTCCTAAACTTAAATTGTGTAATGAAGCCCAAGCAGAATAAATTCTAGACTTGTCATATcataagaaaacttttaaaagaaaagagagcctGGAAGATAGCCCGGTCTGCAAAGTACATGCTATACAGGtgtaggacctgagttcagtcccctgaACCCACGTAAGCTCATGTGATGGCTCTTTATCTGTAATCCTTGTTCAGGGAAGGCAGAGACCTGAGGTTTGCTGGCCTTATCTAATCAGAAAACTGCAAGTCAATGAGTatgaccctgtctttaaaaaaaaaaaaaaaagatggatgaCACCTGAGGAACatctgatgttgacctctggcctccatatccccatgcacatgaacacatgcacatacaaaatcataaaaagaccaagagaatattaaaatcagtgagAAGCAATTCATCACATAAAAAGGATACCCAATAAGAGTAATagtcaagccgggcgtggtggcgcacacctttaatcccagcacttgggaggcagaggcaggaggatttctgagttcgaggccagcctggtctacagagtgagttccaggacagccagggctacacagagaaaccctgtctcaaaaaaaccaaataaataaataaacaaacaaacaaataaataaataaaggtagagAGTGCTCGAAGAAGGACACACCTTGACTACAGGTCTCCATGTAGATTGTAGATGTGGTACATATACAGATACCACAtagatacacaacacacacacacacacacacacagagagagagagagagagagagagagagagagagagagagagagagagagcgcaaagaATTGAATTTCTCTGCCCAGCAAATCAAGAATGGAGAagttaagctgggcagtggtggtgcatgcctttagtcctagctcttgggaggcagaggcaggcagatttctgagttcagggccagcctggtctaaagagtgagttccaggacagccaggagaaaccctgttcaaaaaaaaaaatggagaagttaaagagctagagaaatggctcaaatgttaagagcacttgctattcttgcaaaAGACTACAATTATGTTTCCAGTgtccacatcagacagctcacaacctcttataactccagttccaagagttGGCCTCTTTGAGTACCAAGCACATgtatggtatacacacacacacacacacacaaaaacaaggcACTCAAACACATCAAAAATTGAAAATCTTTtttaacaatagaaaaattaagaCATTTCCACATGAGGACTGGTgtgttggcacatacctttaattccagcactggagaggcagaggcaagcagatctttatgagtttgagaccagcctggtctacattgtgagatccagtctcaaaaaacaaagagacaTTTACacataaggaaaaacaaaggtATGCCTGCCCTGTAGTTTCTCCATCAGTAACTTGAACGtgtatgaagaaataaaataaagaaccttAGTAAAGGTGACTATATAGTTAAATATAAGACAACATATGAGCTGTCCCAGagggtggcatatgcctttaatctcagcacttgggaggcagaggcaggcagatttctgagtttgaggccagcctggtctacagagtgagttccaggacagcctatacagagaaaccctgtctctgtcttgaaaaaaaaaacaacaacaaaaacaaaaaacaaaaaagatacaaaTGGATTATATACATAGATTgttaaaaagtaaacagaaaacttGACCAAAACCACACATATTTTTCAGGACTGATAAGATGGCTACGTGAATAAAGATGCTTGTTGTGTAAGCCTAGTGACCTGACTTTGATCCTAGAACCCATATTAaggtacaacaacaataagaGAACTGACTCTATGAAGTTGTCCTGTGATTTCCACATGTCCACTGTGGCAAAAGCACCCtagcacttctctctctctctctctcctctctctctctctctctctctctctctctctctctctctcacacacacacacacacatacaatatttatttaattagggACTAACAAGATGATTAGTGGGCGAAGACACTTTCCACACAAGCCTTATGATGTCTTCAGACTCAGTAGTAATCTTGACTAGcttggaactttctatgtagaaaaggctggcctcaaactcatgacatccacctgcctctgcatcctgagtgctcggattaaaggtgtgcgccaccacactcaaTGTTAAGTACATTTTTACATCCTTTGGGGGGGGCACGGAGGGTCACAGcgcacatgtagaggtcaaaggacaacttttagaactctccttccaccatgagtcCTGTTAGGTCACTACCTAAGCTACCTAACCAAccctcattttaaatattattgtatgtgtttatataatggGTGTGAGCATAGGCATATATATGCCATGGTTAGAATATTGAGGTCAAAACCTCTGAGTACAACTCTACTCTATGAAGTTGTTCTCTGTTCTTTGATCTATATATATCCactttctcttaaaacaaaaaaactagaccTTCTATTGAATAGTGGATTAtatgatcttttctttttctttttcttttttttttttttttaatgtgagtacactgtcactgtcttcagacacaccagaagagggcaccagatctcattacagatggttgtNNNNNNNNNNNNNNNNNNNNNNNNNNNNNNNNNNNNNNNNNNNNNNNNNNNNNNNNNNNNNNNNNNNNNNNNNNNNNNNNNNNNNNNNNNNNNNNNNNNNNNNNNNNNNNNNNNNNNNNNNNNNNNNNNNNNNNNNNNNNNNNNNNNNNNNNNNNNNNNNNNNNNNNNNNNNNNNNNNNNNNNNNNNNNNNNNNNNNNNNNNNNNNNNNNNNNNNNNNNNNNNNNNNNNNNNNNNNNNNNNNNNNNNNNNNNNNNNNNNNNNNNNNNNNNNNNNNNNNNNNNNNNNNNNNNNNNNNNNNNNNNNNNNNNNNNNNNNNNNNNNNNNNNNNNNNNNNNNNNNNNNNNNNNNNNNNNNNNNNNNNNNNNNNNNNNNNNNNNNNNNNNNNNNNNNNNNNNNNNNNNNNNNNNNNNNNNNNNNNNNNNNNNNNNNNNNNNNNNNNNNNNNNNNNNNNNNNNNNNNNNNNNNNNNNNNNNNNNNNNNNNNNNNNNNNNNNNNNNNNNNNNNNNNNNNNNNNNNNNNNNNNNNNNNNNNNNNNNNNNNNNNNNNNNNNNNNNNNNNNNNNNNNNNNNNNNNNNNNNNNNNNNNNNNNNNNNNNNNNNNNNNNNNNNNNNNNNNNNNNNNNNNNNNNNNNNNNNNNNNNNNNNNNNNNNNNNNNNNNNNNNNNNNNNNNNNNNNNNNNNNNNNNNNNNNNNNNNNNNNNNNNNNNNNNNNNNNNNNNNNNNNNNNNNNNNNNNNNNNNNNNNNNNNNNNNNNNNNNNNNNNNNNNNNNNNNNNNNNNNNNNNNNNNNNNNNNNNNNNNNNNNNNNNNNNNNNNNNNNNNNNNNNNNNNNNNNNNNNNNNNNNNNNNNNNNNNNNNNNNNNNNNNNNNNNNNNNNNNNNNNNNNNNNNNNNNNNNNNNNNNNNNNNNNNgtcttcagacactccagaagagggcatcagatcttgttacggatggttgtgagccaccatgtggttgctgggatttgaactctggacctttggaagagctgtcgggtgctcttacccgctgagccatctcaccagccccctcctggcttttctttctcgaccttctccttctccttctccttctccttctccttctccttctccttctccttctccttcctccctccctccctctcttcctccctcttcctcctcctcttttttcttttttcttttctttctttcttatatttatttatttatttatttatttatttatttatttatttatttttagatagggtttctctgtgtagatagatctggcttcctggaacttactttgtagaccaggctggcattgaactcagaaatctgcctgcctctacctcccaagtgctgggtttacagacgtgcaccaccactgcctggccctcttttttttctaactcttcctctttttcttctctctcctcttctcccctctgccCTGGTAGATCTCATCATGTAACTATCATTGGCCTGGAACTATATAGGCAAGACCGGTTTCAAACTTTgaaatctgctggcctctgcctcccaaatgttgggattcaAAGTGTAGAGCAGCATGCCCAACATAGTAAAATGAATTTAAGGAAATACTGTAAGAATCTGTATATAACCAAGGAGAACTGAAAAAAATCCCTAGGAAAAGCTAACAAGGTAAATAGAAAAATCTAAACACCATCAAGAATAGAAAATCCTAGTAGGCAGCAATGAAATGAGTTTGAGGGTGGTGATGACACAGCGACAAACCCTCCCACAAAGGGAAGTTCAGGCTGCTTTCCTGGAGTATATCacttattgtttctgtttttctcactGTAACAAATACCTGAGAGAATTGTTTTCAAGGaggaaagatttttgttttatagtttcagaggtttccatCTACAGTCTCCCAAATTTGAGTATGGCAGACTATCATAGGAGTGAGATAAGGCGGTACACCCTACTCAGATTCCAAACCTTTAAGACTGTGAGCCAGAGTAAAACGTTTCTACAAATAAGTtgattattttagatattttatatataaaaggaatatgatacatttttttatcaaaatcagataaaataCTAAAGCCATAggtcaagccaggcgtggtggtgcactcctttaattccatcacttgggaggcagaggcaggtggatttctgagttccaggccagcctggtctacagagtgagttccaggacagccagaactacacagagaaaccctgtctcaaaaaacaaaacaaaaaaagaaagaaagaaagaaaaaagaaaagccatagGTCAAGATTACTTATGTGCACCAACACAAAAAttcttaaatacaataaaatcaaaCCTAGAAGTACAGTTGAATTATTATATACTACCATCACCTGGAATTTATCCAAGCAATATAAGAGTAGTGAAAACTAATCAATGCAATACACATGAATAGAATGAAGGAAAGATAGCTCATGATCTTAATCAGTACAGGAACAGCATTTTACATTACCCAGCATCCTGCCCTTAAAAATGGTTAGCAAACTAGGGAGAGAAGGAAATCTGTGAGCCTTCCCCTCACATCAGAAGAAACACAAGGATGTCTACTTTTGCCCCTTCAATTTGATATAGAAAATTACATCTGGAAAAATTAGGCATGGCTTCAGTAAAACTATACATGCTTCACTAATTCATAAAAGCCACGTGCCTCACCTAACCCACAGGCAATGTGCACACAAAACACGACTCAAAGCTAGACTGACCGTGAAGGTGGTGAAGACCCAGTCTctggggaggcccttggtcttcctAAATTTGTCATTGATGTATCGGTTGAGGTGCTCCATGCTCCACACAGTGCTCTCTTTCAGCAGCATATACAGGGGACTCTTCTTCTGCATGAACTACAGCACAAGCAGAGCCTAGAGGTTACCCTCTGTAGGTCTCCCTCTATGAAGGCCTTACCCTAACCTTCTGACCCTCACCAGAGTTTTATTCCCATCTCCCATGAGAACTGCCTATGAGACCCTTGTGCATATACCTTTATGCTTTGAAACTTCCCAGTCAGCCAATCCCCACAGACCCTGGACAAGGAATCCTTGTTCCAGACTCTCCCATTAATTAAGCATTTGGTCAGCACATTAATGGAGTTGACTCAAGGATTTAGGCTCTAAGGTACTTAGGACACCTGAGTATCTGTTGGGGCAAAAGGAAGTAGTTAGTAGTAGGCTACTTCCACACCTAGGCAGGCAGTCTATAACTAGGTCCTTCCTCTGTGTTCCCAAACAATGAGAGTTTTCTCTGAGGTCATCCACACCTTTAGGAAAAGGACTTCTCCTATAGGGGGTTCTTACCTGATTGGTCAAATGACCACTGAGGTCACTGGAATGAGGGTTATACAGGCTGAGGGTGAGGCGGGCATAGCCATGGCCAAAAAAGACCATGTAGGGCATGGCGCAGGCAATGAGCATGTAGGAGCGCACATCAAACTTCTTCCCATCTAGCAGCAGCGGGTTCTGGACATATCTAGGGGGTACCACAGGGGCACCTGGGGCTGAGTTGCTTGGCCAGTTGGCCTAGATCTGTCATCCCCACAAGGACCGTTTCCTCATTGCCTCCCACCTGTCCCAGACATGACCACTGGCTGAACATGGTTAGAGGACTTTGAACAGTTCAAAGGAATTAGGAAGAGCGCATCATAACCAAATCTTTACCCACTGCAAGTGTCTGGTGCAGCTCTTACTAGGAAACTTATGGGAGCAGATTGGGCCCCTATGGCAGGGAGGGCTGTCTGGAGGAGGAAGGCTGACATTGGACCTGTGAATGGTGAAGAATGGCTTTGGTGATGGGAGAGGGCATTCCACATAGGAAACTTCATGTCTTCAAGACTGAAGGTAAGGAGAGCATGCTTGGAAGGGCCCtatggaaggggaaagggggagccAATGGCAGCTGTGACCAGAGAAAGGGTCCACATTGGTAGATAAGGCTCTATTGGGACCTTTCTAAGTGTGAGCTGAGTTTTCCCTGCTAGTGCCATGTGAAACTGAGGATCTGGGCCCCACTGTAGGCAGATGAGTCATTGGTCAGCTCTGTCCTGCAGATAGGCTGTAGCTGGCCAGCTGGGCTGAAGAACAGGAAAGACAGCTGCAGGACAGAGGACAAAGAGACCAAACACTCCTTGGCTACCCCTCCTTTGAGCCCGTGTTTAGGGGCAGTCTTGCCTGCTACCCCAGCTaaatgtgaatacacacacacacacacacacacacacacacacacaaccagcccCTGGACAGGTTATGGGTCTAGATGTGGGGTGCTCCAGGTAGGTTGGTTGGGTGTTGGATGTGCTGCAGCCTGCTATGGCCAAGGACTGCTCTGTAGCACTACTGACAACTATCACAGCATTCACAGGCAACAGCCAGGCTGGGTCATCCCCGCTGAGACTCAAGCCCTTCCTGGCATCCATGCCCACACCTCTGCACCACTCGCGCCTGTGGTGCACGGAAGGGCATCTTGCGGTAGATGGGGTCGTCCTCAATGCTCTGGGTCTTGGCCTGCAGGGcagcagcctcctcctggctcctgATCAGAAAGATTCCCTTTCCCTGGTTGGAGGCCGTAGGTTTGCAGATCCACATCTGGGTTTCTGGAGGGAGTAACCCCCGAGCCTGTGGCCCTGAGTACTCCTTGCCCCTCCCATCCCTCACCCTGCCCTGGCCCTGACCTTCCCTTTCCTTATCCTTTTCCCTCAGCTCTGACCACACCAAACAGCCAAGCTGGATCCGACCTTGATCCTACCCCGATCTCACTGTCTGATTACCCTGATTACCCAGGTCAGGGGTCTATTTTGTCTCCCCTTCATACCCATGACCCGTCTATGGCCCTGGCCCTGCCACACTCCTACCTCTAACTAAGGCCACaacccttccttctcccactcaACACCAGAAAAGAAGCCACTAGGATTCTAAGCCCCGGGCTTCACTTTTCCTCTCAAGACCTATTCTACTTTTCCCAGGTCTGGCCCTGTCCCACCCTGCTAGGGTCCAGACCTAATCTTGTCTGACCTTCTGGTATGCCTGGCCCTACCCAGGGGCTTCTCACCATCAAATAGAGCGAAGAAAGCCTGCCTCTCATCCCTGATGTCCAGCCGATAGGTCTCTGGAAAAAACTCTTCCATTTTCAGGACCCTTGGGAGAGCATGGAGGTAAAAACATGGAGAGGGCTGTCCTTTGTCTCAGACATGGCCAGTTTGACCTCTAGGCTAGCTGGAGGGGAGGTTTACTGTTGTGTCCTCCAGCTTTCTCAGCTATTTCCTTTGTAAGGCCTTTGCTCTCATACTATACCCTTGTAGAACATTCTTTTATGAGTCTCATATTTTCAGACTCTCTGCAGCAGCCAGTCTTCTGGCTACCAAATCCACTGTGGTTCCTCTGACCCAtctccctgctttctttctttctttctttctttctttcttttttttttggttttcgagacagggtttctctgtgtagccctggctgtcctggaactcactctgtagaccaggctggcctcaaactcagaaatccgcctgccNNNNNNNNNNNNNNNNNNNNNNNNNNNNNNNNNNNNNNNNNNNNNNNNNNNNNNNNNNNNNNNNNNNNNNNNNNNNNNNNNNNNNNNNNNNNNNNNNNNNNNNNNNNNNNNNNNNNNNNNNNNNNNNNNNNNNNNNNNNNNNNNNNNNNNNNNNNNNNNNNNNNNNNNNNNNNNNNNNNNNNNNNNNNNNNNNNNNNNNNNNNNNNNNNNNNNNNNNNNNNNNNNNNNNNNNNNNNNNNNNNNNNNNNNNNNNNNNNNNNNNNNNNNNNNNNNNNNNNNNNNNNNNNNNNNNNNNNNNNNNNNNNNNNNNNNNNNNNNNNNNNNNNNNNNNNNNNNNNNNNNNNNNNNNNNNNNNNNNNNNNNNNNNNNNNNNNNNNNNNNNNNNNNNNNNNNNNNNNNNNNNNNNNNNNNNNNNNNNNNNNNNNNNNNNNNNNNNNNNNNNNNNNNNNNaaagaaagaaagaaagaaagaaagaagaaagaaaaagaaaaagaaaaaaagaaaaaagaaaagaaaaaaagaaaaatggctctgAGTTGCTGGCACAAGTTAGTGGGAAGTGGACAGCTGGA
Above is a window of Mus pahari chromosome 6, PAHARI_EIJ_v1.1, whole genome shotgun sequence DNA encoding:
- the Ttll10 gene encoding inactive polyglycylase TTLL10 isoform X4, whose amino-acid sequence is MVIFLAIFFRFKRISCPLYRGVISCRSFYLISRHRGHTRRGQGSLGRRKLTRQRRDAKMALHPQAGRPHGRHRDGSEAQAEATAQDMGRLPSPSKVGAAVCPIQGLGHRAARRPRRGIGTTSASRVPRPGALMPATRNRPRFIHCRGQPPRTRVSSKRSKRSRIHQCHTEVPDDLEEEEAARLPVTSPDGLLMEGDKQPNPSQGPFFYIGGTNGASIISNYCESKGWQRTQDSHCEDYKLKWCEIKCRDNYCNFREGQQLLFQLPNNKLLTTKIGLLSALREHARTLSKARMLPSTQTKVLKMEEFFPETYRLDIRDERQAFFALFDETQMWICKPTASNQGKGIFLIRSQEEAAALQAKTQSIEDDPIYRKMPFRAPQARVVQRYVQNPLLLDGKKFDVRSYMLIACAMPYMVFFGHGYARLTLSLYNPHSSDLSGHLTNQFMQKKSPLYMLLKESTVWSMEHLNRYINDKFRKTKGLPRDWVFTTFTKRMQQIMSHCFLAVKSKLECKLGYFDLIGCDFLIDENFKVWLLEMNANPALHTNCEVLKAVIPGVVMETLDLALETCQKSLHSQKMLPLLSQRRFVLLYNGETMDLWPRLGSSRPLTRLPNSNPNPNPNPPRPTCEVASSALSAPRATISDRPGARKLIPSRGAPICAPRKSQLSDGSIAESEPSLCSGPPEGSRDTAGEPSLGLPEEEREEEQRSTSHRGS
- the Ttll10 gene encoding inactive polyglycylase TTLL10 isoform X3, which translates into the protein MVIFLAIFFRFKRISCPLYRGVISCRSFYLISRHRGHTRRGQGSLGRRKLTRQRRDAKMALHPQAGRPHGRHRDGSEAQAEATAQDMGRLPSPSKVGAAVCPIQGLGHRAARRPRRGIGTTSASRVPRPGALMPATRNRPRFIHCRGQPPRTRVSSKRSKRSRIHQCHTEVPGWTHEKRMGSSIEEGLRPELSQLDQDADDLEEEEAARLPVTSPDGLLMEGDKQPNPSQGPFFYIGGTNGASIISNYCESKGWQRTQDSHCEDYKLKWCEIKCRDNYCNFREGQQLLFQLPNNKLLTTKIGLLSALREHARTLSKARMLPSTQTKVLKMEEFFPETYRLDIRDERQAFFALFDETQMWICKPTASNQGKGIFLIRSQEEAAALQAKTQSIEDDPIYRKMPFRAPQARVVQRYVQNPLLLDGKKFDVRSYMLIACAMPYMVFFGHGYARLTLSLYNPHSSDLSGHLTNQFMQKKSPLYMLLKESTVWSMEHLNRYINDKFRKTKGLPRDWVFTTFTKRMQQIMSHCFLAVKSKLECKLGYFDLIGCDFLIDENFKVWLLEMNANPALHTNCEVLKAVIPGVVMETLDLALETCQKSLHSQKMLPLLSQRRFVLLYNGETMDLWPRLGSSRPLTRLPNSNPNPNPNPPRPTCEVASSALSAPRATISDRPGARKLIPSRGAPICAPRKSQLSDGSIAESEPSLCSGPPEGSRDTAGEPSLGLPEEEREEEQRSTSHRGS